One genomic region from Rosa rugosa chromosome 1, drRosRugo1.1, whole genome shotgun sequence encodes:
- the LOC133716653 gene encoding thaumatin-like protein 1, with translation MLMGTPFSYYLSLIFLITTKGVSGATFTFVNKCDFTVWPGILASAGSPKLDSTGFELTKGDSRTFQAPTGWSGRFWARTRCSFDASGLGSCATADCGSGLECNGAGAAPPATLAEFTLGSGSGGTPDFYDVSLVDGYNLPMIVEGSGGSGTCATTGCASDLNRSCPNELKVVNGDACKSACDAFGTPEYCCNGAYASPDTCKPSIYSQVFKSACPKSYSYAYDDASSTFTCTGADYTITFCASLLPSVKSATNSSPQISGTGSGSESEGGTSLLASLATGDSTKTHSSIAFHSVLILVVSLALSFLRL, from the exons ATGCTCATGGGAACTCCATTTTCCTATTACCTCAGCCTCATTTTTCTTATCACCACCAAAG GAGTATCAGGAGCTACATTCACCTTCGTAAACAAATGTGACTTCACGGTATGGCCAGGAATTCTAGCCAGCGCCGGTAGTCCTAAGCTGGACAGCACCGGCTTTGAGCTCACCAAAGGCGACTCCCGCACCTTCCAAGCTCCAACTGGCTGGTCGGGCCGCTTCTGGGCCCGAACCCGCTGCAGCTTCGACGCATCCGGCCTTGGCTCGTGTGCCACTGCCGATTGCGGCTCGGGGCTGGAGTGCAACGGAGCGGGAGCTGCTCCACCTGCCACCCTAGCCGAGTTCACGCTCGGCTCCGGCTCGGGTGGCACGCCGGATTTTTATGACGTCAGCCTGGTTGATGGTTATAACTTGCCTATGATCGTGGAGGGGAGTGGGGGATCAGGTACGTGCGCCACCACCGGGTGTGCGTCGGACCTCAACCGGAGTTGTCCGAATGAGCTCAAGGTCGTCAACGGCGACGCCTGTAAGAGCGCGTGCGACGCGTTTGGGACGCCGGAGTATTGTTGTAACGGCGCGTATGCTTCACCTGACACATGCAAGCCGTCCATCTACTCGCAGGTGTTTAAGTCGGCTTGTCCCAAGTCGTATAGCTACGCGTATGATGATGCCTCGAGTACGTTTACATGTACCGGAGCGGATTATACAATCACATTTTGTGCTTCACTTCTTCCTAG TGTAAAGTCCGCAACAAATTCTTCTCCACAAATATCAGGTACCGGGTCAGGGTCGGAATCGGAAGGCGGCACGTCATTGCTAGCAAGTTTGGCAACCGGAGACTCAACTAAAACCCATTCTTCAATTGCTTTCCACAGTGTGTTGATTTTGGTTGTCTCCTTGGCTCTCTCATTTTTACGATTGTAG
- the LOC133716663 gene encoding calmodulin-lysine N-methyltransferase isoform X2, with protein METGAPTTAKPSSLRWKILRQALLRKPTDEQSAIGVKRITRKTTQGFNLIPSNLVEDHPTNSTDATVCYTIPIDSAPKLYLTQRVIDRPELSDFEICNQYNIDNTGLVYSFLCGVKQVSGHQKRLLRIFACRMQTCSDIQRNIDANSKAFGGTRVKSMMLHWNQNEKSNISSTFDLIVASDCTFFKEFHNGLAQIVKFLLEKVRPAEAIFFSPKRGDSLDKFLEKIKESNLCFSITENYDTEIWKRHNQLMNGDGSWPSYEKDHCYPLLVRIAL; from the exons ATGGAAACCGGAGCCCCAACCACGGCCAAACCCTCGTCTCTCCGATGGAAAATTCTCCGTCAAGCCCTTCTTCGCAAACCAACCG ATGAGCAATCTGCAATTGGGGTCAAGCGAATCACGAGGAAGACGACTCAAGGCTTCAACTTGATACCCTCTAATCTCGTTGAAGACCACCCAACTAACTCAACCGACGCAACTGTCTGCTACACCATCCCCATTGACTCTGCTCCCAAGCTTTACCTAAC TCAACGAGTGATTGACCGTCCTGAGCTCAGTGACTTTGAGATTTGCAATCAGTACAATATTGACAATACTGGGCTTGTTT ATTCTTTTTTGTGTGGTGTTAAACAGGTCAGTGGCCATCAGAAGAGGCTCTTGCGTATTTTTGCTTGCAGAATGCAGACATGTTCAG ATATTCAGCGCAATATTGATGCCAACTCAAAAGCATTTGGTGGTACAAGAGTGAAGTCTATGATGTTGCATTGGAATCAGAATGAAAAATCAAATATCTCTAGCACTTTTGATCTCATTGTTGCGAGTGACTG CACCTTTTTTAAGGAATTCCACAATGGACTTGCTCAAATTGTCAAATTCTTGTTGGAAAAAGTGCGGCCCGCTGAAGCTATATTCTTCAGTCCTAAAAGAGGAGACTCCTTAGACAAGTTCCTAGAGAAAATCAAAGAAAGTAATTTGTGCTTCAGCATAACAGAAAATTATGATACAGAAATTTGGAAGCGCCATAACCAGCTTATGAATGGTGATGGTTCCTGGCCCAGCTACGAAAAAGATCACTGCTATCCCTTATTGGTCAGGATTGCACTATAA
- the LOC133716663 gene encoding calmodulin-lysine N-methyltransferase isoform X1, whose translation METGAPTTAKPSSLRWKILRQALLRKPTDEQSAIGVKRITRKTTQGFNLIPSNLVEDHPTNSTDATVCYTIPIDSAPKLYLTQRVIDRPELSDFEICNQYNIDNTGLVCQWPSEEALAYFCLQNADMFRSKSVIELGAGYGLAGLVIAAVTEASEVVISDGNPQVVDYIQRNIDANSKAFGGTRVKSMMLHWNQNEKSNISSTFDLIVASDCTFFKEFHNGLAQIVKFLLEKVRPAEAIFFSPKRGDSLDKFLEKIKESNLCFSITENYDTEIWKRHNQLMNGDGSWPSYEKDHCYPLLVRIAL comes from the exons ATGGAAACCGGAGCCCCAACCACGGCCAAACCCTCGTCTCTCCGATGGAAAATTCTCCGTCAAGCCCTTCTTCGCAAACCAACCG ATGAGCAATCTGCAATTGGGGTCAAGCGAATCACGAGGAAGACGACTCAAGGCTTCAACTTGATACCCTCTAATCTCGTTGAAGACCACCCAACTAACTCAACCGACGCAACTGTCTGCTACACCATCCCCATTGACTCTGCTCCCAAGCTTTACCTAAC TCAACGAGTGATTGACCGTCCTGAGCTCAGTGACTTTGAGATTTGCAATCAGTACAATATTGACAATACTGGGCTTGTTT GTCAGTGGCCATCAGAAGAGGCTCTTGCGTATTTTTGCTTGCAGAATGCAGACATGTTCAG GTCTAAGAGTGTGATTGAGCTTGGGGCAGGATATGGATTAGCTGGTCTAGTTATTGCAGCAGTTACAGAGGCATCGGAAGTTGTCATTTCTGACGGAAATCCCCAAGTAGTTGATT ATATTCAGCGCAATATTGATGCCAACTCAAAAGCATTTGGTGGTACAAGAGTGAAGTCTATGATGTTGCATTGGAATCAGAATGAAAAATCAAATATCTCTAGCACTTTTGATCTCATTGTTGCGAGTGACTG CACCTTTTTTAAGGAATTCCACAATGGACTTGCTCAAATTGTCAAATTCTTGTTGGAAAAAGTGCGGCCCGCTGAAGCTATATTCTTCAGTCCTAAAAGAGGAGACTCCTTAGACAAGTTCCTAGAGAAAATCAAAGAAAGTAATTTGTGCTTCAGCATAACAGAAAATTATGATACAGAAATTTGGAAGCGCCATAACCAGCTTATGAATGGTGATGGTTCCTGGCCCAGCTACGAAAAAGATCACTGCTATCCCTTATTGGTCAGGATTGCACTATAA